In the Vitis vinifera cultivar Pinot Noir 40024 chromosome 2, ASM3070453v1 genome, one interval contains:
- the LOC100257079 gene encoding glycosyl hydrolase 5 family protein: MKEKRSIATILFISLLLFASDSHSLPLSTRGRWVVDDASGQRVKLACVNWISHLQAMVVEGLHKRPLREIAGGITAMGFNCVRLTWATYMFTRPSYGNRSVAESLGELGLSEAKEGVARNNPELLNLSLVEAYEAVVDELGRHGVMVVLDNHVSKPKWCCAEDDGNGFFGDKYFHPKEWLQGLTKVAHRFKDKSQVVAMSMRNELRGPNQTEHIWYKQIRKGGRTIHSINPNLLVIVSGLEFDTDLSFLKQKPLKLKLPNKVVFEAHWYSFSSITGGVEWTEQPLNQICHNRTEWFESGAAFVGTGSNPAPFFLSEFGIDLRGVNPRDNRFFGCFLAFVAQRDLDWALWTLQGSYYYRDGVVGQEETYGVLDYNWDKPRNPKFLKRIRILQDILQDPNSNVPKYHLIFHPRSGRCVSVKGEGQDQIHGRNCKKGSRWSHDGNGGAIRLMGSGLCLKAVGDGLPAKLSTDCSSPQARWKLISKSKLHIAAMDEQGKPLCLDGKNSNSSSILTRTCICALQDGDGSDLDCLTNPQRQWFKFVPSNLP; encoded by the exons tctcttcGCCTCAGACTCTCATTCACTGCCTCTCTCCACCAGAGGAAGATGGGTTGTGGACGATGCGTCCGGCCAAAGAGTGAAGCTGGCCTGTGTGAATTGGATTTCCCACTTGCAGGCCATGGTGGTGGAGGGTCTCCACAAGAGGCCACTGAGAGAAATTGCTGGTGGGATCACTGCCATGGGTTTTAACTGCGTCCGCCTCACATGGGCGACCTACATGTTTACCAGGCCGTCTTATGGGAACCGGAGTGTGGCGGAGAGTCTTGGTGAGTTGGGCCTGAGTGAGGCCAAGGAAGGGGTGGCTAGGAACAATCCTGAGCTGTTGAATCTGAGTCTGGTAGAAGCCTATGAGGCAGTGGTAGATGAGCTTGGAAGGCATGGAGTGATGGTGGTGCTTGATAACCATGTGAGCAAGCCAAAGTGGTGCTGTGCTGAAGATGATGGGAATGGGTTCTTTGGAGATAAATATTTTCATCCCAAGGAATGGTTGCAGGGTTTAACCAAAGTGGCCCATCGGTTCAAGGATAAGTCTCAG GTGGTGGCCATGAGCATGCGAAACGAGCTACGAGGCCCAAACCAAACAGAACATATCTGGTATAAACAAATCCGAAAAGGAGGCagaactattcatagcatcaacCCAAATCTTCTCGTCATTGTTTCAGGGTTGGAGTTCGACACTGACCTCAGCTTCCTGAAGCAAAAGCCCCTGAAATTAAAGCTTCCCAACAAGGTAGTATTTGAGGCACATTGGTACTCCTTCAGCTCCATCACAGGCGGTGTGGAGTGGACTGAGCAGCCACTGAATCAAATCTGCCACAATCGGACCGAGTGGTTCGAGTCAGGAGCCGCATTTGTGGGCACCGGTTCGAACCCGGCTCCGTTTTTTCTGAGTGAGTTTGGTATAGATTTGAGAGGCGTGAACCCGAGAGACAACCGATTCTTCGGCTGCTTCCTTGCGTTCGTCGCCCAGAGGGACTTGGACTGGGCGCTCTGGACCTTGCAGGGCAGCTATTACTACAGAGATGGGGTTGTGGGGCAGGAGGAGACTTATGGGGTGCTGGATTACAACTGGGACAAGCCCAGGAATCCCAAATTCCTAAAGAGGATAAGGATTCTGCAAGACATTTTACAAG ATCCCAATTCAAACGTTCCAAAGTACCACTTAATTTTCCACCCACGAAGCGGGCGCTGCGTGAGCGTTAAGGGAGAGGGCCAGGACCAGATTCATGGAAGGAATTGCAAGAAGGGAAGTAGATGGAGCCACGACGGGAATGGAGGAGCGATAAGGCTGATGGGCAGCGGGTTGTGTCTGAAGGCGGTTGGGGACGGGCTTCCTGCGAAGCTCTCAACTGACTGCAGCAGCCCCCAGGCGAGGTGGAAACTGATCTCCAAGTCCAAACTCCACATAGCTGCCATGGATGAGCAGGGGAAGCCCTTGTGCTTGGATGGGAAAAATTCAAACTCCTCTTCAATTTTAACAAGGACGTGTATATGTGCATTACAAGATGGAGATGGTTCCGATCTTGACTGCCTCACGAATCCGCAAAGGCAGTGGTTTAAATTCGTCCCCTCGAATCTGCCCTAG
- the LOC100251951 gene encoding probable membrane-associated kinase regulator 2 — protein sequence MEAFSLLKYWRGGGGGGGGGGVADAVSVRASGANVRAGAAGTTTIVTAVSNQVVETDDEEDDDGPFFDLEFAVPDEEEEGEGEGEGEEGVEKSRGNVEEGEEEEDDDVESTGTEGEREFKFTLSSSGSSGDRTDPNLSLSPSDDLFFKGRLVPIEPSSLVFNSSEPNSKGNQFPVSLLKSATKFRVFMLGLKKSKSSTVEKTESNGSASATPKQDKQESQGQPQPQPQSQSQPQQQKQQESKFFTVKFKVEEVPIMSLFTRDNSSRSSTGTTKAQKQNSDETASDEKRFSKDVMQKYLKMVKPLYVRVSRRYGEKLRFSGQLSLGSGAKPGPATAPAANQKTSPTKSKTEPDQDVTETPAINAKSQKQGNIPAGLRVVCKHLGKSRSASSAVAAVPSAPCQSRRRDDSLLQQQDGIQSAILHCKRSFNASRDLDSSLLSRSVSDPSHEKSLDISRNSSEQLKDVSL from the exons ATGGAAGCTTTCAGTTTGCTCAAGTACTGGAGAGgcggtgggggtgggggtggtggtggtggtgtggCTGATGCTGTTAGTGTGCGCGCTTCCGGTGCTAATGTGCGCGCGGGGGCTGCTGGGACTACGACCATTGTTACTGCTGTGAGTAACCAGGTGGTGGAGACTGACGACGAGGAGGATGATGACGGGCCGTTCTTTGACTTGGAGTTTGCTGTCCCTGACGAAGAggaggagggggagggggagggagagggagaggagGGGGTTGAGAAGAGCAGGGGCAATGTGGAGGAGGGAGAGGAAGAAGAGGATGATGACGTGGAGTCCACCGGTACCGAGGGGGAGAGGGAGTTCAAGTTCACGCTGTCGTCATCGGGTTCGAGCGGCGACCGGACGGATCCAAACCTGTCGCTGTCTCCCTCTGATGATTTGTTCTTCAAAGGGAGGCTCGTGCCGATTGAGCCTTCCTCGCTTGTTTTCAACTCATCTGAACCTAACTCCAAGGGAAATCAGTTTCCGGTTTCCTTGTTGAAGTCAGCCACTAAGTTTCGGGTGTTCATGCTGGGGTTGAAGAAGTCAAAGTCGAGCACGGTGGAGAAAACGGAGTCCAATGGATCTGCTTCCGCCACTCCTAAACAGGACAAGCAGGAATCGCAGGGACAGCCGCAGCCGCAGCCGCAGTCGCAGTCGCAGCCGCAGCAGCAGAAGCAACAAGAAAGCAAGTTTTTCACAGTGAAGTTCAAGGTGGAAGAAGTTCCGATCATGTCTCTGTTCACCAGAGACAACAGTTCTCGAAGCTCCACCGGTACTACTAAGGCGCAGAAGCAGAACTCCGACGAAACTGCTTCAGACGAAAAGCGATTCTCCAAGGACGTAATGCAGAAGTACCTGAAGATGGTTAAGCCGCTCTACGTTCGCGTCTCGAGAAGGTACGGCGAGAAGCTGAGGTTCTCCGGCCAGTTGAGTTTAGGTTCAGGAGCAAAGCCAGGGCCTGCGACGGCCCCGGCGGCAAATCAAAAAACTTCTCCGACTAAGTCGAAGACCGAACCCGACCAAGACGTTACCGAAACACCGGCGATCAACGCAAAGAGCCAGAAACAGGGGAATATACCCGCCGGACTACGCGTGGTCTGCAAGCATTTAGGGAAAAGCCGATCGGCCTCGTCGGCGGTAGCAGCGGTGCCTTCTGCGCCTTGTCAGAGCAGAAGACGCGATGATTCGCTGCTGCAACAGCAGGATGGGATTCAAAGCGCGATTCTCCACTGCAAAAGATCCTTCAATGCCTCCAGAG ATCTAGATTCCTCTCTCCTGTCCCGGTCCGTGAGCGATCCATCACATGAGAAATCCCTTGATATATCAAGAAACTCCTCCGAACAACTCAAAGACGTTAGTCTCTGA
- the LOC100246818 gene encoding late embryogenesis abundant protein At1g64065-like produces the protein MAEKDQSKPLAPAGYNLRSDEEEAMSRELKKLPPRKYIKCCGCITALILIQAVILLVLAFTIFRVKDPVIKMNGMRIGPLELEDSTNLTLVADVSVKNPNVASFIFSNATTSITYNGTVIGQARTPPGKAKARRTLRMNVTVEIIPEKIMAVTRLLSSRAINISSYTRIAGRVKIIKIIKKNVVVKLNCTMMVNLTSREIQGQSCKRHLWI, from the coding sequence ATGGCTGAGAAGGATCAGTCCAAACCCTTGGCCCCTGCCGGCTACAATCTCCGCAGCGATGAGGAAGAAGCCATGTCCAGGGAGCTGAAGAAGCTTCCCCCGCGAAAATATATCAAGTGCTGCGGCTGCATAACTGCTCTCATACTAATCCAAGCTGTGATCCTCCTAGTTCTGGCTTTCACCATTTTTCGGGTAAAAGATCCGGTGATAAAAATGAATGGTATGAGAATCGGGCCGCTAGAGCTCGAGGATAGTACCAACCTGACGCTGGTTGCTGACGTCTCAGTGAAGAATCCCAACGTGGCGTCATTCATATTCAGCAACGCCACCACCTCCATCACCTACAATGGCACCGTGATCGGCCAGGCTCGAACCCCACCAGGAAAGGCCAAGGCCAGACGCACCCTTCGGATGAATGTCACAGTGGAGATCATTCCCGAGAAGATAATGGCAGTGACGAGGCTGCTGAGCTCCCGAGCAATCAATATTTCAAGCTACACTAGAATCGCAGGCCGAGTGAAGATAATCAAGATCATTAAGAAAAATGTTGTCGTGAAACTGAACTGCACCATGATGGTTAACCTAACAAGTCGAGAGATTCAAGGTCAGAGCTGCAAGCGGCATCTTTGGATatag